Proteins found in one Quercus robur chromosome 2, dhQueRobu3.1, whole genome shotgun sequence genomic segment:
- the LOC126702016 gene encoding ATP-dependent Clp protease ATP-binding subunit ClpA homolog CD4B, chloroplastic-like translates to NENFKLNPTIEKYGTDLTKMAGEGKLDPVIGRKHQLERVEQILLKRRKNNPCLVGDPGVGKTVIVEGLAQAIANATVPPKLQDKKVFAIDMGRLVAGASCRGEFEERITQLVDEVKQSDGSIILFIDEVHTLIGAGSGRGALDAANMLKPALARGELKCIGATTQEEYREYIEADSALKRRFQLVEVPEPSVDETIEILKLLCGKYETHHNVKYSEEALVAAARLSNQYISDRFLPDKAIDLIDEAGAQVHLQNLKVSNERRVLIESDIQQIVSLWTGIPIEIVTPEESQRLLNMENSLHNRIIGQHEAVEAVSCAVRRARAGIRDPMRPIANLMFTGPTGVGKTELANALAVEYFGSKESMIRLDMSEYMESHTVSKLFGSPPGYIGYDEGGQLTEAVRLRPHSLILFDEIEKAHPLVLNVMLQIFDDGRLTDNKGRKVDFKNAVIIMTSNIGGSLTMREHSLGFDQVKMEVAEELRENFRPEFLNRIDEVVLFQQLSSSEIKKIADMMLKEVSERLIKAKKIKLKVNEKVREMLVREGYKPNYGARPLRRTIVRLLEDNLAEEILRGNIKEGDSVTVGLDDKGDIKIF, encoded by the exons aatgaaaattttaaattaaatccaACAATCGA GAAATATGGAACAGATTTAACAAAGATGGCAGGAGAG GGAAAGTTGGATCCTGTAATAGGAAGGAAGCATCAGCTGGAGCGTGTGGAACAAATATTgttgaaaaggagaaagaatAACCCATGCCTTGTTGGTGATCCAGGTGTTGGTAAAACTGTAATCGTAGAAGGCCTTGCCCAAGCCATAGCCAATGCCACAGTACCACCAAAACTTCAGGATAAGAAG GTCTTTGCCATTGACATGGGACGACTTGTGGCTGGTGCATCATGTCGTGGAGAATTTGAGGAAAGGATAACACAACTGGTTGATGAAGTCAAACAAAGTGATGGGTCAATAATTCTATTCATTGATGAGGTGCACACTCTAATTGGAGCTGGTTCAGGAAGAGGAGCACTAGATGCTGCTAACATGTTAAAACCAGCTCTTGCAAGAGGCGAATTGAAG TGCATAGGAGCTACAACACAAGAAGAATACAGAGAGTACATAGAGGCGGATTCAGCTTTGAAAAGGCGTTTTCAATTAGTAGAAGTACCCGAACCCTCAGTTGATGAGACAATCGAGATTCTCAAGCTTCTATGTGGGAAATATGAGACTCACCACAACGTGAAGTATTCTGAAGAGGCTTTAGTTGCTGCTGCTCGTTTGTCAAATCAGTATATCAG TGATCGTTTTCTGCCTGATAAAGCAATAGACTTGATTGATGAAGCTGGAGCCCAAGTTCatcttcaaaatttgaaagtatCAAATGAAAGGAGGGTGTTGATTGAGTCAGACATACAGCAAATTGTCTCTTTATGGACAGGTATTCCAATTGAGATAGTAACACCAGAAGAATCCCAGCGGCTTTTGAATATGGAGAATTCTCTTCATAATCGCATTATAGGACAACATGAAGCAGTTGAAGCTGTAAGTTGTGCTGTCCGCCGAGCTCGTGCAGGAATTAGGGACCCCATGCGGCCTATAGCAAACCTCATGTTCACTGGCCCAACAGGGGTTGGAAAGACAGAGCTGGCCAATGCACTAGCTGTTGAATATTTTGGCTCAAAAGAATCAATGATTAGGCTTGACATGAGTGAATACATGGAGAGTCATACTGTTTCAAAGCTTTTTGGCTCTCCTCCTGGTTATATTGGATATGATGAGGGCGGTCAGCTTACAGAAGCTGTTCGTCTTCGACCCCACAGTTTGATCCTCTTTGATGAGATTGAGAAGGCTCATCCATTAGTCTTGAATGTGATGCTTCAGATATTCGATGATGGTAGGTTAACAGATAACAAAGGACGTAAAGTGGACTTCAAAAATGCAGTCATTATAATGACTTCAAATATTGGTGGTAGCTTGACTATGAGAGAACATTCTTTAGGCTTTGACCAAGTGAAAATGGAAGTGGCAGAAGAACTAAGGGAAAATTTCAGGCCTGAGTTTTTGAATAGGATTGATGAAGTGGTTCTGTTTCAGCAACTATCAAGTTCCGAGATTAAGAAGATTGCGGATATGATGTTGAAAGAAGTAAGTGAAAGATTGATCAAggcaaagaaaataaagctcAAGGTGAATGAGAAAGTGAGGGAGATGTTGGTAAGAGAAGGATACAAACCCAACTATGGAGCTAGACCATTGAGGAGGACCATTGTGAGGTTATTGGAGGACAACTTGGCCGAGGAAATATTAAGAGGAAACATAAAAGAGGGAGACAGCGTGACCGTTGGCCTGGATGACAAGGGtgacataaaaattttctag
- the LOC126714520 gene encoding uncharacterized protein LOC126714520 translates to MGTTQSVQQVEESEEEEEEEEEDDDEEEEDQHERHHNVEANRIREALDNNLVKKVLEQEPEMLPCHASASPLSPQLSSLGTPRLGPSIKVWDPYNVLAPPPPLPPPPPGVFSRSYSSNAIDDDRTVVEVFLINHGECELNLRPDFVSGRCPEAALTVAGKRQARALAVFLNSQRVRFNAVFSSPLNRARSMAVSVCQEMNFAEDQIQSSDALVEMSHGHWEGCLRSEIYTPETLSLIDRFQPDFSAPSGESLRQVEFRMVQFLNGTVLGMPEKLRSDFPSHHQNESQGFSHHNSHALTNSNHDRDGSSAPSAHWDLLNRHRQGLSRKKSGKSRLQYVTTGDHEAEDEISPRDANHQSSLKDLSSKTSSSGISSCIGVFTHSVPIKCLLTGLLGCSPIMSQKICIEDSSVTVLQHSWKAGWQIKRLNDTAHLRLL, encoded by the exons ATGGGCACCACCCAGTCCGTGCAACAAGTCGAAGAgagcgaagaagaagaagaagaagaagaagaagacgacgacgaagaagaagaagaccaacaCGAGCGACATCACAATGTTGAAGCCAATAGAATACGAGAAGCACTGGACAACAATCTTGTCAAGAAGGTTCTAGAACAAGAACCCGAGATGCTCCCTTGCCACGCGTCCGCATCTCCGCTTTCTCCTCAACTGTCTTCCCTCGGGACGCCGCGTCTGGGCCCCTCCATCAAGGTGTGGGACCCTTACAACGTTCTGGCACCGCCTCCGCCTctgccgccgccgccgccgggGGTTTTCTCCAGAAGCTACTCGTCGAATGCGATCGACGATGATCGGACGGTCGTGGAGGTGTTTTTGATTAACCACGGGGAGTGCGAGCTCAATCTGAGGCCTGATTTTGTCTCCGGACGGTGCCCCGAGGCGGCATTGACGGTTGCCGGGAAACGGCAAGCCAGGGCGTTGGCTGTGTTCTTGAATTCCCAACGGGTTAGGTTCAATGCTGTTTTTTCTTCGCCGTTGAATCGGGCCAGGTCAATGGCCGTTTCGGTCTGTCAG GAAATGAATTTTGCGGAGGACCAAATACAATCCTCAGATGCATTAGTGGAGATGAGTCATGGGCATTGGGAGGGCTGCCTCCGGTCAGAAATATACACACCTGAAACTCTCAGCCTCATTGACAGATTCCAGCCTGATTTCTCTGCACCATCTGGAGAATCACTTAGGCAAGTAGAGTTCCGGATGGTTCAGTTTTTAAATGGGACAGTCCTTGGAATGCCTGAAAAGCTGAGATCAGATTTTCCCTCACACCATCAGAATGAGAGCCAAGGGTTTTCACACCACAACTCCCATGCTCTGACCAACTCTAATCATGATCGAGATGGGTCTTCTGCCCCGTCAGCCCACTGGGATTTGCTTAACAGGCACCGACAAGGGCTTTCGAGGAAGAAGTCTGGTAAGAGCAGGCTACAATATGTGACTACTGGGGATCATGAAGCTGAGGATGAGATATCCCCTCGGGATGCCAACCACCAAAGCTCCCTAAAAGATTTAAGTAGCAAGACCTCCTCATCTGGTATCTCCTCTTGTATTGGTGTTTTCACACATTCAGTGCCAATTAAGTGTCTCCTTACAGGTCTCCTTGGATGCAGCCCAATAATGTCACAAAAGATATGCATAGAAGATTCTTCAGTGACAGTGTTGCAGCATTCTTGGAAAGCAGGTTGGCAGATAAAAAGGTTGAATGATACTGCACACCTTAGGCTTCTTTAA
- the LOC126714521 gene encoding pentatricopeptide repeat-containing protein At3g26782, mitochondrial — MKVSIPNSRSLLVTTVLYCKFYRQHYSTNNNLTTLFSKYVDKTNVSSWNSVIADLARSGDCVEALRAFSCMRKLSLIPNRSTFPCAIKSCSALFDLRSGKQAHQQALVFGLESDLFVSSSLIDMYSKCGELRDARELFDEIPQRNVVSWTSMITGYVQNDDAHEALSLFKELLVEESENEDDGKGFIDSVAMVSVLSACSRVSGKGITEGVHGFVVKRGLVGDLGVGNTLMDAYAKSGELGVSRKIFDGMAEKDTVSWNSLIVMYAQNGFSTEALEVFNAMFKNGDLSYTAVALSAVLLACANSGALQMGNCIHDQVIKMGLEENVFVGTSLIDMYSKCGRVEMARKAFDHMKEKNVKSWTAMIAGYGMQGQATEALEVLYEMIKVGIKPNYITFVSILTACSHAGLVKEGWHWFNSMNHEFGVEPGVEHYACMVDLLGHTGHLSEAYDLIKGMKVKPDSVVWGSLLGACRIHKNVELGEISARKLFELDPSNYGYYVLLLNIYADAGMWGDVERMRILMKNGGMVKPPGFSLVELKGKVHIFLVGDREHPEQEKIYEYLEKLTTKLQEFGYIPNMTSVLHDINEEEKEMTLRVHSEKLAVAFGILYSAPGTTIQVIKNLRVCGDCHTVIKLISKIVNREIVVRDSKRFHHFRKGLCSCGDYL, encoded by the exons ATGAAGGTTTCGATTCCAAACTCTCGCTCACTTTTAGTCACTACGGTACTGTATTGCAAATTTTACAGACAACACTATTCAACTAACAACAACCTCACAACTTTGTTTAGCAAATACGTAGACAAAACCAATGTCTCTTCGTGGAACTCCGTCATCGCTGACTTGGCTCGGAGCGGTGACTGTGTCGAAGCTCTACGTGCCTTTTCTTGCATGAGAAAGCTCTCTCTTATACCAAACCGTTCCACTTTCCCATGCGCCATCAAATCCTGCTCTGCTTTGTTCGATCTTCGTTCAGGCAAGCAAGCCCACCAGCAAGCTTTGGTGTTTGGCTTAGAATCAGACCTCTTTGTGTCATCGTCTCTCATTGACATGTACTCTAAATGTGGGGAGTTGAGGGACGCAAGAGAACTGTTTGATGAAATTCCTCAGAGAAATGTGGTGTCTTGGACGTCCATGATCACTGGCTATGTCCAAAACGACGATGCCCACGAAGCGTTATCGCTTTTCAAAGAGTTGCTGGTTGAGGAGAGTGAGAATGAGGATGATGGGAAAGGTTTTATTGATTCGGTTGCCATGGTTTCAGTTCTCTCGGCGTGTTCTCGTGTATCTGGGAAGGGAATTACAGAGGGAGTTCATGGGTTTGTGGTAAAGAGGGGACTCGTGGGGGATTTGGGTGTTGGGAATACGTTGATGGATGCATATGCCAAGTCCGGCGAGCTGGGTGTGTCTAGGAAAATTTTTGATGGGATGGCTGAGAAGGATACAGTTTCTTGGAATTCGTTGATTGTCATGTATGCACAAAATGGATTTTCTACAGAAGCTTTGGAGGTTTTCAATGCAATGTTCAAGAATGGTGATCTCAGCTATACTGCCGTGGCTTTGTCGGCTGTGTTGTTGGCCTGTGCAAATTCAGGGGCTCTGCAAATGGGGAATTGTATACATGATCAG GTTATAAAGATGGGCTTGGAGGAGAATGTGTTTGTGGGTACCTCTCTTATTGACATGTATAGCAAATGTGGGAGAGTTGAAATGGCGAGGAAAGCATTTGATCACATGAAGGAGAAGAATGTGAAGTCATGGACTGCCATGATTGCTGGTTATGGAATGCAAGGCCAAGCCACAGAAGCTTTGGAAGTCTTATATGAGATGATTAAGGTTGGGATCAAACCAAATTATATCACTTTTGTCTCAATTCTAACTGCTTGCAGTCATGCTGGTCTCGTAAAAGAAGGCTGGCATTGGTTTAACTCCATGAATCATGAATTTGGTGTGGAACCTGGGGTGGAGCATTATGCATGCATGGTTGATCTTCTGGGGCATACTGGTCATCTCAGTGAGGCTTATGATTTGATCAAGGGGATGAAGGTGAAGCCTGATTCTGTAGTCTGGGGGTCCCTTCTTGGGGCTTGTAGGATTCACAAAAATGTCGAGCTTGGTGAGATATCTGCTAGAAAGCTGTTTGAATTAGACCCAAGTAATTATGGGTACTATGTCTTGCTTTTAAACATATATGCTGATGCTGGAATGTGGGGAGATGTTGAGAGGATGAGAATACTTATGAAGAACGGTGGAATGGTCAAGCCACCTGGATTCAGTTTGGTTGAACTAAAAGGTAAGGTTCACATATTTTTGGTTGGAGATAGAGAGCATCCAGAACAAGAAAAGATTTACGAGTATTTGGAAAAACTAACCACAAAGCTGCAAGAATTTGGCTATATACCCAATATGACATCGGTTCTTCATGACATTAATGAGGAAGAGAAGGAAATGACTCTTCGAGTTCATAGTGAGAAGCTGGCAGTTGCTTTCGGAATCCTATATTCTGCTCCTGGTACAACAATCCAGGTGATTAAGAATCTTAGGGTTTGTGGAGACTGTCATACTGTAATTAAGTTGATTTCCAAGATAGTTAATCGAGAAATTGTGGTCAGAGATTCAAAGCGATTTCATCACTTTAGGAAGGGTTTGTGTTCATGTGGGGACTATTTGTGA